GTCTCTGCTCGCGTCCGGGCTCGATGCCGAGCCGACGCTCTTTTACCGGTCACCTAAAAACTTAGCAACCCAAAAACTTAGTTGCTATGTTTGCGGAGGATATGCTAGTTGCGCCGAAAAGGATCCGACATGAGCCCCGAACCCGATCGAAAGCCCTTCTTCGCCGGAAAGCGCCTCAGCCCGTCGCGACTGGCCGACGGCGTCTCCGATGCCATCGCCGCTGCCCTGTTCGACGGGCGCATCGCGCCGGGAGAGCCACTGCCGGCGGAAGGTGAGATCGCGCGGGAGTTCGGGGTGTCCAAGCCGATCGCGCGCGAAGCCCTGCGCCAGCTCACGGCGGCCGGACTGGTCTTCACGCAGCAGGGCAAGGTCGCGCGGGCAAAGGCCCTCAACGGCGAGCCGATGGACCGGATCTACGCCTATGCCGTCCGCTCCAGCCTCAAACGGCTCCGGGAAGCCAACGAGATGCGGCGGGTGATCGAGACCGGAATCGCCAGGCTGGCCGCGGAGCGCCGGGCGCCAGCCGGGCTGGAGGCCATGCGGCAGGCGCTTGCCGACATGCGGACTTCGTTGCGCGAGCCGGAAGGATTTACCGAGGCCGACATCCTCTTCCATCTCGGCATGGCAATGGCCACGGACAACTCCATGATCCGCATCCAGATGGAAGGATTGCGCTCGGTGCAGCGCGGGGTCTCGGAACTGTTTTCGCGCCGCGCCAACCGCACCGACGACGACTGGCGGGCAACCATCGCCCGGCACGAGGCGATCTACGAAGCGATAAAGGTCGGCGACGCGGCGCTGGCCGAGCGCTGCATGCTGGCCCATTTCGACGCCGCCGACATCGCCTCGCTCGAAGTCGCAGACAGGCTGGAGGAGCGGGAGCAGTGACCAGCGACCTGCTCTCGCTTCAAGGCAGACGCGCGCTGGTGACCGGCGCCAGTTCGGGTATAGGCCGTGCGGTGGCGCTCGCCCTGGCGCGCCATGGCGCAGGTGTCATCGTGCATCATTGCGGCGAGGCCGCGAGAGCTCGGGCGGTGGCGGAGGAAATCGGCGGCGCGATCTCGGTGATGGAAGCCGATTTCACCGACACGCGCGCCACATCGGCGTTTGCCGACGAGGTCGTTGCGCGCCATGGCCCCATCGACATCCTGATCTCGAACGCGGCAATCGAACGGCGCCTCGGCTGGGAAGACATAACGCCGGCGCATGTCGAAGCCCACGCGGCCGCGAACTTCACCGCCCTGCTGACGCTCGCCGGCAGGCTGGTGCCCTTGATGAGCGGACGCGGCTGGGGCCGTGTCGTGGCCACCGGCAGCGTCATGGCCTGCCGGCCACGGGCGGAGACAGCCGTATACGCCTCGCTCAAGGCGGCCCAGCTGACGGCCGTGCGCGCGATCGCGCGCGATGTCGCCCGCCACGGCGTGACGATGAACGTGGTGTCGCCGGGAGCGATCGAAACCGAAGCGACCGCCCAGCGATATAGCGACGCCGCCTTCCGGAAGGCTGTGGCGGCGAAGATTCCCGCCGGCCGGCACGGCCTGCCCGACGACCTGGTCGGTGCCTTCGTTTTCCTTTGCAGCGATGCCGCGGGCTACATCACCGGCGCCGACATTCCGGTCGACGGCGGCTGGACCATCGGCGATGCGCCGGGCGCCTTGCCGGAGGCATCGGCATGACCTTGGGCCGCGCTTTCCGTTTGATCGCGAATGCGTCTCCCGGCGGGCGCAACAGCTCTTAGGTTCGAACGTTGAATCACGGGAGGAAACAATGAGACTTTCAATCCAAATCGCGGCGTCGGCCTTCGCCCTGTGGGCAATGTCCGCACCGGCCCTCGCGCAGGAACTCCGCGTCACCGTCTGGACGGGAAACGCGGCGCAACTGAAGATGCTCGACGGGATCGCCGACGGCTTCAAGGCCAAGCATCCCGGCGTCAGCGTCAAGTTCGAGACCGTGCCCGTCGCCGACTACACGCAAAAACTGACGTTCCAGGTCGCCGGCGGCAACGCGCCCGACGTCGCCTGGATGATGGAGGATGCGGCCCCGGCCTTCGAGAGCGCCGGCCTGCTCATGGATATCGGACCGACGCTCAAGGCGACCGAAGGCTATGATTTCGGCGACTTCTCGCAGCCGGCAATGGCGCTTTGGCAAAAGGGCGAGACCGTCTACGGCGTCCCCTTCTCGACGTCGCCATTCATGATCTATTTCAACAAGGACATGTTCGACAAAGCGGGTATCGAAGACCCGCTGCAGCTTGCCGCCAAAGGCGAATGGAACATGCAGAAATTCCAGGAAGTCGCCAAGAAGCTGGCTGAAGCCAATCCCGGTAAGTGGGGCTTCGAGTTCAAGGACGGCGAAGGCTACGCTTCGCGCATGACGCATGCCCTGCTTCCGTCGATCCGCGCCTATGGCGGCGAATTCTGGAGCGACGGACAATGCGGCTTCGACAAGCCCAAGGCGGTCGCCGCGGTGCAGCAGTTGCACGACATGGTCTTCAAGGACAAGTCCATCGTCCCGCCCGGCGAGCAGGGCGACTACTTCTCCGGCAATTCGGCGATGACGGTGAACCAGATCTCGCGCGCGTCGAAGATGCCGGAGGCGGGCTTCAAATGGGGGATCGCCCCCTTGCCGTCGGGTCCGGCCGGCGAGGCCCCGGTTATCGGCCAGGCGGCGCTCGTGGTGTTCGATGCCGGAAAGAACAAGGATCTGTCGGCGCAGCTCGTTGCCTATATGACCAACAAGGAGAATGTCGCGACGATGGCGCAGTTCTTTCCGCCGGCGCGCAAAAGCGCGTTGGACAGCGACGCGTTCGTCAACTCCAACAAGCTCATTCCGGCCGAGCAGATGAAGAATGTCGCCGCCGCGATCCAGCATGGGCGCGTCCATCCCGCGCATGAGAAGATGCCGCAGATCCAGGCGGCGATGGCGCCGCGCGTCGATGCGCTGTGGAAAGCCGACGCCGATGTCGGACAGGCGCTGAAAGGCGTTTGCGCCGCCATCCAGCCGTTCCTGTGACGGAGAACGCGGGTGGCTGGCATCGAATGGCGAACGGCCGCGCCGCACGCCCGGCGCGCGCCGTGGCTGACGTTGAAATACCGGGAGATGATGGAGGGCTGGCTGTTCGTCAGCCCGACCCTGATCGGCTTTCTGGTGTTCTTCCTGGGGCCGTTGCTCGCGGTGGTCTACTATTCGATGACCGAATGGAACCTGCTCACCCAGCAGGCGACGTTCGTCGGACTGCGCAACTTCGAAAACGCGCTGCTGGAAAATCCCGATTTCTGGCTGGTGGTCCGCAATTCGGTGATTTTCGCCATCGGCCTGGTGCCTCTGAACATGGCCCTGGCGTTGCTGCTCGCGCTCGCCCTTTCCAGGCCGTTCCTTGGCGTCGTCTTCTTCCGCACGATCTTCTTCGCGCCAGTCGTCACGTCCGCGATCGCCTGGGCGATCGTGTGGAAATTCATGCTTCAGGGCGAAGGCGGAGCCGTCAACCAGATGCTCTCCTGGATCGGCATCGACGGTCCCAACTGGCTTCGGCAGCCCAGCTGGGCGATGGCCGCCGTGATCGTGACGCGCGTCATCAAGATGGTTGGGTTGAACATGATCATCTACATCGCCGCGCTGCAATCCATTCCCCGCGACTACGAGGAGGCTGCACTGCTGGAGGGCGCGTCGCGCTGGCAGATCTTTCGCATGATCACCTGGCCGATGCTGGCGCCGACGACCCTGATCATCATGGTGCTGACGACGATCGGGTCATTCAAGGTGTTCGACCACATCTACCAGATGACCGGCGGCGGTCCCGAGAACGGAACGCTCGTGCTCGCCTTCTACATCTACCAGCAGGCTTTCAAGTTCTTCAATGTCGGCTATGCGTCGGCGCTGGCGCTGATCATGTTCGTCATCGTCATGATCCTCACCCTCGTGCAGGTCATGATTCGCCAGAGGGGAGCGGAATGAGCCGGCGGCAGATCCAGATCACCTACCGCCTCTGCTGGACGCTGGCGTTGCTGATCCTTGCCGTCCCCTTCGTCTTCCCGTTCCTGTGGATGATCTCGGGCGGGTTCAAGAGCACGACCGAAATCTTCGGTTCTCCGACGCTCATTCCGCGCGTGTGGCGCTTCGAGAATTTTGCGGAGGTCTTCACCTACCAGCCGTTCGCAAGGCAGTATTTCAACTCGCTCTACATCGCCGGCGCGGTC
The window above is part of the Mesorhizobium sp. WSM4904 genome. Proteins encoded here:
- a CDS encoding FadR/GntR family transcriptional regulator, with product MSPEPDRKPFFAGKRLSPSRLADGVSDAIAAALFDGRIAPGEPLPAEGEIAREFGVSKPIAREALRQLTAAGLVFTQQGKVARAKALNGEPMDRIYAYAVRSSLKRLREANEMRRVIETGIARLAAERRAPAGLEAMRQALADMRTSLREPEGFTEADILFHLGMAMATDNSMIRIQMEGLRSVQRGVSELFSRRANRTDDDWRATIARHEAIYEAIKVGDAALAERCMLAHFDAADIASLEVADRLEEREQ
- a CDS encoding SDR family oxidoreductase, which codes for MTSDLLSLQGRRALVTGASSGIGRAVALALARHGAGVIVHHCGEAARARAVAEEIGGAISVMEADFTDTRATSAFADEVVARHGPIDILISNAAIERRLGWEDITPAHVEAHAAANFTALLTLAGRLVPLMSGRGWGRVVATGSVMACRPRAETAVYASLKAAQLTAVRAIARDVARHGVTMNVVSPGAIETEATAQRYSDAAFRKAVAAKIPAGRHGLPDDLVGAFVFLCSDAAGYITGADIPVDGGWTIGDAPGALPEASA
- a CDS encoding sugar ABC transporter substrate-binding protein — its product is MRLSIQIAASAFALWAMSAPALAQELRVTVWTGNAAQLKMLDGIADGFKAKHPGVSVKFETVPVADYTQKLTFQVAGGNAPDVAWMMEDAAPAFESAGLLMDIGPTLKATEGYDFGDFSQPAMALWQKGETVYGVPFSTSPFMIYFNKDMFDKAGIEDPLQLAAKGEWNMQKFQEVAKKLAEANPGKWGFEFKDGEGYASRMTHALLPSIRAYGGEFWSDGQCGFDKPKAVAAVQQLHDMVFKDKSIVPPGEQGDYFSGNSAMTVNQISRASKMPEAGFKWGIAPLPSGPAGEAPVIGQAALVVFDAGKNKDLSAQLVAYMTNKENVATMAQFFPPARKSALDSDAFVNSNKLIPAEQMKNVAAAIQHGRVHPAHEKMPQIQAAMAPRVDALWKADADVGQALKGVCAAIQPFL
- a CDS encoding sugar ABC transporter permease; amino-acid sequence: MMEGWLFVSPTLIGFLVFFLGPLLAVVYYSMTEWNLLTQQATFVGLRNFENALLENPDFWLVVRNSVIFAIGLVPLNMALALLLALALSRPFLGVVFFRTIFFAPVVTSAIAWAIVWKFMLQGEGGAVNQMLSWIGIDGPNWLRQPSWAMAAVIVTRVIKMVGLNMIIYIAALQSIPRDYEEAALLEGASRWQIFRMITWPMLAPTTLIIMVLTTIGSFKVFDHIYQMTGGGPENGTLVLAFYIYQQAFKFFNVGYASALALIMFVIVMILTLVQVMIRQRGAE